The proteins below are encoded in one region of Streptomyces marianii:
- a CDS encoding imidazolonepropionase-like domain-containing protein has protein sequence MLTIHVADLLLPGGPGAPVPGGAVAVRGSAISAVGPYEEVAAAHPGARVRRWPGVLTPGLCNPYGPELLERAYHPDPRESGELGAEPLTGAALAALEMTDARWGASARRGAQRMLAHGTVALAGDLWRSAVLDAVTRAGLSCEQRLTEPGGPPSLDPFAGGPVAEAFLVPLGPEGGDADFAVFDVPVGGDPYAALREHGARTCVATVLRGRLVYRRR, from the coding sequence GTGCTGACGATTCACGTGGCGGACCTGCTGCTGCCCGGCGGTCCGGGGGCTCCCGTGCCGGGCGGCGCGGTCGCCGTCCGGGGAAGCGCGATCTCCGCCGTGGGCCCCTACGAGGAGGTGGCCGCCGCCCATCCGGGGGCCCGTGTGCGGCGCTGGCCCGGGGTGCTCACGCCGGGCCTGTGCAATCCGTACGGGCCTGAACTGCTGGAGCGGGCCTACCACCCCGACCCTCGCGAGTCCGGCGAGCTGGGCGCCGAGCCGCTCACCGGCGCCGCGCTGGCCGCGCTGGAGATGACGGACGCCCGGTGGGGAGCCAGTGCGCGGCGCGGCGCGCAGCGGATGCTGGCGCACGGAACGGTGGCGCTGGCCGGGGACCTCTGGCGGAGCGCGGTCCTCGACGCGGTGACCCGAGCCGGACTCAGCTGCGAGCAGCGGCTCACGGAGCCGGGGGGACCGCCGTCCCTGGACCCGTTCGCGGGCGGTCCCGTGGCTGAGGCGTTCCTGGTGCCGCTGGGCCCCGAGGGCGGGGACGCGGACTTCGCGGTCTTCGACGTACCGGTGGGCGGCGACCCCTACGCCGCCCTGCGCGAGCACGGCGCCCGCACCTGCGTCGCCACCGTCCTCCGCGGCCGGCTGGTGTACCGGCGGCGCTAG
- a CDS encoding C40 family peptidase yields the protein MSHTAHIRSHRKPRRSSSKLALRAGVAGGVLSTIAVAGSAGPANAEPVTETIEMPALTFDSPELAGAVALSAEATQQAALDLDLQTQENAAAAKAAKAAKKAKAEAERKAEAERKAEEAARAAVEERSSRSSERTTLSSASQSVSNASGSAATVVAFLKAQLGDAYVLGATGPNSWDCSSLVQAAFRQVGIDLPRVSQDQSVAGTQVSLDNIQVGDILYWGGAGSAYHTGVYIGDGKYLDAANPGKGVVIQELSGYPASGAVRVL from the coding sequence ATGTCCCACACCGCTCACATACGTAGCCACCGGAAGCCCCGCCGCAGCTCCTCGAAGCTCGCGCTGCGCGCCGGAGTTGCCGGTGGCGTCCTCAGCACCATCGCGGTGGCCGGAAGCGCCGGGCCGGCGAACGCCGAGCCGGTGACCGAGACCATCGAGATGCCCGCGCTCACCTTCGACAGCCCGGAGCTCGCCGGCGCGGTCGCCCTCTCCGCCGAGGCGACCCAGCAGGCGGCCCTGGACCTCGATCTGCAGACCCAGGAGAACGCTGCCGCGGCCAAAGCCGCCAAGGCCGCGAAGAAGGCCAAGGCCGAGGCCGAGCGCAAGGCGGAGGCCGAGCGGAAGGCCGAGGAGGCCGCCCGCGCCGCGGTCGAGGAGCGCTCCTCCCGCTCGTCCGAGCGCACCACCCTCTCCAGCGCCTCGCAGAGCGTCTCCAACGCGTCCGGCTCCGCCGCGACCGTCGTCGCCTTCCTCAAGGCGCAGCTCGGCGACGCCTACGTCCTGGGCGCCACCGGCCCCAACTCGTGGGACTGCTCCAGCCTCGTCCAGGCCGCGTTCCGCCAGGTCGGCATCGACCTGCCGCGCGTCTCCCAGGACCAGTCGGTGGCCGGCACCCAGGTCTCCCTGGACAACATCCAGGTCGGCGACATCCTCTACTGGGGCGGCGCCGGTTCCGCGTACCACACGGGTGTCTACATCGGCGACGGCAAGTACCTCGACGCCGCCAACCCGGGCAAGGGCGTCGTCATCCAGGAGCTGTCGGGCTACCCGGCGAGCGGCGCCGTTCGCGTCCTCTGA
- a CDS encoding NADH-quinone oxidoreductase subunit C, translating into MTDQPNPEKELSEQNLPGQRGEHGEEIRVQRGMFGAGDGGDTSGYGGLVRSVRLPGAATRPYGGWFDEVADELEGALEEQDLLPENAIEKTVVDRDELTFHIAREHLVRVARTLRDDPALRFELCTGVSGVHYPGDQGRELHAVYHLRSLTHGRLIRLEVSAPDTDPHVPSLVEVYPTNDWHERETYDFFGLVFDGHPALTRIMMPDDWQGFPQRKDYPLGGIPVEYKGAQIPAPDQRRSYS; encoded by the coding sequence GTGACCGACCAGCCGAACCCGGAGAAGGAGCTCTCCGAGCAGAACCTGCCTGGCCAGCGCGGTGAGCACGGCGAGGAGATTCGTGTCCAGCGCGGCATGTTCGGCGCCGGCGACGGCGGCGACACCTCCGGCTACGGCGGACTCGTCCGCTCCGTCCGGCTGCCCGGCGCCGCCACCCGCCCCTACGGCGGCTGGTTCGACGAGGTCGCCGACGAGCTCGAGGGCGCCCTGGAGGAGCAGGACCTCCTCCCGGAGAACGCGATCGAGAAGACCGTCGTCGACCGCGACGAGCTCACCTTCCACATCGCGCGCGAGCATCTGGTCCGGGTCGCCAGGACGCTGCGCGACGACCCGGCGCTCCGCTTCGAGCTGTGCACGGGGGTCAGCGGCGTCCACTATCCCGGTGACCAGGGGCGCGAGCTGCACGCCGTCTACCACCTGCGCTCGCTCACCCACGGCCGGCTGATCCGGCTGGAGGTCAGCGCTCCGGACACGGACCCGCACGTTCCGTCGCTCGTCGAGGTCTATCCGACCAACGACTGGCACGAGCGCGAGACCTACGACTTCTTCGGTCTGGTCTTCGACGGCCACCCCGCCCTCACCCGGATCATGATGCCGGACGACTGGCAGGGCTTCCCGCAGCGCAAGGACTACCCCCTCGGCGGCATCCCCGTCGAGTACAAGGGCGCCCAGATCCCGGCTCCGGACCAGCGGAGGTCGTACTCGTGA
- a CDS encoding glutaminase, with protein sequence MDYQAILERIEQDVAPLVGSGTPAEYIPALAAVDPRHFGMAIADLDGKVHGVGDWERPFSTQSVTKVFALALALSLGGDGLWEHVGREPSGNPFNSLVQLEYENGIPRNPFINAGALVVTDRLLTLTGDASSEVLEFLRQESGNPELAFDPEVAGSESAHGDRNAALAHFMASYGNIANSVPALLDHYFWQCSIEMNCADLARAARFLARHGLRADGSRLLTRSEAKQVNAVMLTCGTYDAAGEFAYRVGLPGKSGVGGGIVAVVPGRCTLCVWSPGLDGQGNSVAGVAALDRFTTLTGLSVF encoded by the coding sequence ATGGACTACCAGGCGATCCTCGAGCGGATCGAGCAGGACGTCGCACCGCTGGTCGGCAGCGGCACCCCGGCCGAGTACATCCCGGCCCTGGCCGCCGTCGACCCGCGGCACTTCGGCATGGCCATCGCCGACCTGGACGGAAAGGTCCACGGCGTCGGCGACTGGGAGCGGCCCTTCTCCACCCAGTCGGTCACCAAGGTCTTCGCCCTGGCCCTCGCGCTCTCCCTGGGCGGCGACGGCCTCTGGGAGCACGTGGGCCGGGAGCCCTCCGGCAATCCGTTCAACTCCCTGGTGCAGCTGGAGTACGAGAACGGCATCCCGCGCAATCCCTTCATCAACGCCGGAGCACTCGTCGTCACCGACCGGCTGCTGACCCTGACCGGGGACGCGAGCAGCGAGGTGCTGGAGTTCCTGAGGCAGGAGAGCGGCAACCCGGAGCTGGCCTTCGACCCGGAGGTCGCCGGGTCCGAGTCCGCGCACGGCGACCGCAATGCCGCGCTGGCCCACTTCATGGCCTCGTACGGCAACATCGCCAATTCCGTCCCGGCGCTGCTCGACCACTACTTCTGGCAGTGCTCGATCGAGATGAACTGCGCCGATCTCGCCCGTGCGGCCCGTTTCCTGGCCCGTCACGGTCTGCGGGCCGACGGCAGCCGGCTGCTGACCCGCAGCGAGGCGAAGCAGGTCAACGCGGTGATGCTCACCTGCGGTACCTACGACGCCGCGGGCGAGTTCGCCTACCGGGTCGGGCTGCCCGGCAAGAGCGGTGTCGGCGGCGGGATCGTGGCGGTCGTGCCGGGGCGGTGCACGCTGTGCGTGTGGAGCCCGGGGCTGGACGGGCAGGGCAATTCGGTGGCGGGCGTGGCGGCGCTGGACCGGTTCACGACGCTGACCGGGCTGTCGGTGTTCTGA
- a CDS encoding GNAT family N-acetyltransferase, giving the protein MTAASLPVVQLRVPTEEDTFAWHRVFDDPEVMEFHGGRSAGVSVYEELTARQRRHDAERGFCLWTLFDEAGEVLGFTGAQPWPHESFGPVGEIEIGWRLARPYWGRGYATAAARTTLDRVRAAGVPSVVAMVDSRNQRSIAVTRRLGMELSETYAVPDSERKGLCFRLTL; this is encoded by the coding sequence ATGACCGCAGCGTCTCTCCCCGTCGTACAGCTCCGTGTGCCCACCGAGGAGGACACGTTCGCCTGGCACCGCGTCTTCGACGACCCCGAGGTGATGGAGTTCCACGGGGGCAGGTCCGCCGGGGTGTCCGTGTACGAGGAACTCACCGCGCGGCAGCGGCGGCACGACGCGGAACGGGGCTTCTGCCTGTGGACGCTGTTCGACGAGGCGGGCGAGGTCCTCGGCTTCACGGGCGCGCAGCCCTGGCCGCACGAGTCGTTCGGGCCGGTCGGCGAGATCGAGATCGGCTGGCGTCTCGCGCGGCCGTACTGGGGCCGCGGCTACGCGACCGCCGCCGCCCGGACGACCCTGGACCGGGTGCGCGCGGCCGGCGTTCCCTCCGTGGTCGCCATGGTCGACTCCCGCAACCAGCGGTCGATCGCCGTGACCCGGCGTCTGGGCATGGAGCTCTCCGAGACGTACGCCGTCCCGGACTCCGAACGCAAGGGGCTCTGCTTCCGGCTCACCCTGTAG
- the nuoF gene encoding NADH-quinone oxidoreductase subunit NuoF, which produces MTVSTEYGPEAGGGTSPEKLLMPVLSAFWDQPESWTLDTYREHEGYEGLRKALAMAPDDLIAYVKDSGLRGRGGAGFPTGMKWQFIPQGDGKPHYLVVNADESEPGTCKDIPLLFANPHSLIEGIVIACYAIRSEHAFVYLRGEVVPVLRRLHEAVREAYDAGYLGKNILGSGLDVELTVHAGAGAYICGEETALLDSLEGRRGQPRLRPPFPAVAGLYACPTVVNNVESIASVPAILNKGKEWFRSMGSEKSPGFTLYSLSGHVARPGQYEAPLGITLRQLLDMGGGMRPGHRLKFWTPGGSSTPMFTDEHLDVPLDYEGVGAAGSMLGTKALQCFDETTCVVRAVTRWTEFYAHESCGKCTPCREGTYWLVQLLRDIEAGKGSTEDLDKLNDIADNINGKSFCALGDGAAAPIFSSLKYFRDEYEQHITGRGCPFDPAKSTAWAVSNLEVDA; this is translated from the coding sequence ATGACCGTGTCCACCGAGTACGGGCCGGAGGCAGGCGGCGGGACCAGCCCCGAGAAGTTGCTCATGCCCGTCCTTTCCGCCTTCTGGGACCAGCCCGAGTCCTGGACCCTGGACACCTACCGCGAGCACGAGGGCTACGAGGGACTGCGCAAGGCCCTCGCCATGGCCCCCGACGACCTGATCGCGTACGTGAAGGACTCCGGGCTGCGCGGCCGCGGCGGCGCCGGCTTTCCCACCGGGATGAAGTGGCAGTTCATCCCGCAGGGCGACGGCAAGCCGCACTACCTCGTCGTCAACGCCGACGAGTCGGAGCCGGGCACCTGCAAGGACATCCCGCTCCTTTTCGCCAACCCCCACTCCCTCATCGAGGGCATCGTGATCGCCTGCTACGCGATCCGGTCCGAGCACGCCTTCGTCTATCTGCGCGGTGAGGTCGTCCCCGTACTGCGCAGGCTGCACGAGGCCGTCCGCGAGGCGTACGACGCCGGCTACCTCGGCAAGAACATCCTCGGCAGCGGACTCGACGTCGAACTCACCGTGCACGCCGGCGCCGGCGCGTACATCTGCGGTGAGGAGACCGCCCTGCTGGACTCGCTGGAGGGCCGGCGCGGGCAGCCCCGGCTGCGGCCGCCCTTCCCCGCGGTCGCCGGTCTGTACGCCTGCCCCACCGTGGTGAACAACGTCGAGTCCATCGCGTCCGTTCCCGCGATCCTCAACAAGGGCAAGGAGTGGTTCCGCTCCATGGGCAGCGAGAAGTCCCCCGGCTTCACGCTGTACTCGCTGAGCGGCCACGTCGCCCGTCCCGGCCAGTACGAGGCCCCGCTCGGCATCACGCTGCGCCAACTGCTCGACATGGGCGGCGGCATGCGCCCCGGCCACCGGCTGAAGTTCTGGACGCCCGGCGGCTCCTCGACCCCGATGTTCACCGACGAGCACCTCGACGTGCCGCTGGACTACGAGGGTGTGGGCGCCGCCGGTTCCATGCTCGGTACCAAGGCGCTCCAGTGCTTCGACGAGACGACCTGCGTGGTCCGGGCCGTGACCCGCTGGACCGAGTTCTACGCCCATGAGTCCTGCGGCAAGTGCACACCCTGCCGCGAGGGCACCTACTGGCTGGTCCAGCTGCTGCGCGACATCGAGGCGGGCAAGGGCTCGACGGAGGACCTCGACAAGCTGAACGACATCGCCGACAACATCAACGGCAAGTCGTTCTGCGCCCTCGGTGACGGCGCCGCGGCGCCGATCTTCTCCTCGCTGAAGTACTTCCGCGACGAGTACGAGCAGCACATCACCGGCCGGGGCTGCCCCTTCGACCCCGCGAAGTCCACGGCCTGGGCCGTGTCGAACCTGGAGGTGGACGCATGA
- a CDS encoding demethylmenaquinone methyltransferase — translation MTRASLDKQPHEVASMFDDVAANYDLTNDVLSLGQDRRWRREVAQAVGARPAERVLDLAAGTGTSSLPFTRTGAYVVPCDFSLGMLREGKKRHPWLPLTAGDATKLPFRDGSFDAVTISFGLRNVQDTDRALRELHRVTKPGGRVVICEFSHPTRAPFRTVYEEYLMRALPPVARAVSSNPDAYVYLAESIRSWPEQAELAGMLQKAGWSKVAWRNLSGGIVALHRGTKSQ, via the coding sequence GTGACCCGCGCTTCCCTGGACAAGCAGCCGCACGAAGTCGCCTCGATGTTCGACGATGTCGCGGCGAACTACGACCTCACCAACGATGTGCTCTCGCTCGGTCAGGACCGGCGCTGGCGCCGGGAGGTCGCCCAGGCGGTCGGGGCACGGCCCGCCGAGCGCGTCCTCGACCTGGCGGCCGGGACCGGCACGTCCTCGCTGCCCTTCACCCGCACCGGCGCTTACGTCGTGCCTTGCGACTTCTCGCTCGGCATGCTGCGCGAGGGCAAGAAGCGGCACCCGTGGCTGCCGCTGACCGCCGGTGACGCGACGAAGCTCCCCTTCCGGGACGGTTCCTTCGACGCCGTGACGATCAGCTTCGGGCTGCGCAACGTCCAGGACACCGACCGTGCCCTGCGGGAGTTGCACCGCGTGACGAAGCCGGGCGGCCGTGTGGTCATCTGCGAGTTCTCGCACCCGACACGGGCGCCGTTCCGGACCGTGTACGAGGAGTACCTGATGCGGGCTCTGCCGCCCGTCGCCCGCGCGGTCTCGTCCAACCCCGACGCGTACGTCTACCTCGCCGAGTCGATCCGGTCCTGGCCCGAGCAGGCGGAGCTCGCCGGGATGCTCCAGAAGGCCGGCTGGTCGAAGGTGGCCTGGCGCAATCTGAGCGGCGGCATCGTCGCGCTGCACCGCGGCACCAAGTCCCAGTAA
- a CDS encoding NADH-quinone oxidoreductase subunit D, with protein MTTSSASSRETTEGTVHTVTGGDWDEVVETAAKADDERIVVNMGPQHPSTHGVLRLILEIDGETVTEARCGIGYLHTGIEKNLEYRTWTQGTTFVTRMDYLTPFFNETAYCLAVERLLGVEDQVPDRASVIRVLLMELNRLSSHLVCIATGGMELGATTIMIYGFRDRELVLDLFELITGLRMNHAYIRPGGLAQDLPPGAVDQIREFVKTMKKNLPEYDKLATGNPIFKARMQDIGYLDLAGCMALGATGPILRSTGLPHDLRKTDPYCGYENYEFDVPTADTCDAYGRFLIRLEEMRQSLRIVEQCLDRLAPGPVMVEDKKIAWPAQLALGPDGLGNSLDHIKKIMGTSMEALIHHFKLVTEGFRVPAGQAYAAVESPKGELGVHVVSDGGTRPYRVHFRDPSFTNLQAMAAMCEGGQVADVIVAVASIDPVMGGVDR; from the coding sequence GTGACCACCTCATCGGCAAGCTCGCGCGAGACCACCGAGGGGACCGTCCACACGGTCACCGGCGGGGACTGGGACGAGGTCGTGGAGACCGCGGCCAAGGCCGACGACGAGCGCATCGTCGTCAACATGGGACCCCAGCACCCCTCCACCCACGGAGTGCTCCGGCTGATCCTCGAGATCGACGGCGAGACCGTCACCGAGGCCCGCTGCGGCATCGGGTACCTGCACACCGGGATCGAGAAGAACCTCGAGTACCGGACGTGGACGCAGGGGACCACCTTCGTCACGCGCATGGACTACCTGACGCCGTTCTTCAACGAGACGGCGTACTGCCTCGCCGTGGAGCGGCTCCTCGGCGTCGAGGACCAGGTCCCCGACCGCGCCTCGGTCATCCGCGTGCTCCTGATGGAGCTCAACCGGCTCTCCTCGCACCTGGTGTGCATCGCCACCGGCGGCATGGAGCTGGGCGCGACCACGATCATGATCTACGGATTCCGTGATCGTGAACTCGTTCTCGACCTCTTCGAACTGATCACCGGCCTGCGGATGAACCACGCGTACATCCGCCCCGGCGGTCTCGCCCAGGACCTGCCCCCGGGCGCGGTCGACCAGATCCGCGAGTTCGTGAAGACGATGAAGAAGAACCTTCCCGAGTACGACAAGCTCGCCACCGGGAACCCCATCTTCAAGGCCCGGATGCAGGACATCGGCTACCTCGACCTCGCCGGCTGCATGGCACTCGGCGCGACGGGCCCGATCCTGCGCTCCACCGGCCTCCCGCACGACCTGCGCAAGACCGATCCGTACTGCGGGTACGAGAACTACGAGTTCGACGTCCCGACCGCGGACACCTGCGACGCCTACGGCCGCTTCCTCATCCGGCTGGAGGAGATGCGGCAGTCGCTGCGGATCGTCGAGCAGTGCCTGGACCGGCTCGCCCCCGGACCGGTGATGGTCGAGGACAAGAAGATCGCCTGGCCCGCGCAGCTCGCGCTCGGCCCGGACGGCCTCGGCAACTCCCTCGACCACATCAAGAAGATCATGGGCACCTCCATGGAGGCCCTGATCCACCACTTCAAGCTGGTGACGGAGGGCTTCCGGGTCCCGGCCGGACAGGCGTACGCGGCCGTCGAATCCCCCAAGGGCGAGCTCGGCGTCCATGTCGTCTCGGACGGCGGCACCCGGCCCTACCGGGTCCACTTCCGCGACCCGTCCTTCACCAATCTGCAGGCCATGGCGGCGATGTGCGAGGGCGGCCAGGTCGCCGACGTGATCGTCGCCGTCGCGTCCATCGACCCCGTGATGGGAGGCGTCGACCGGTGA
- a CDS encoding NADH-quinone oxidoreductase subunit A, producing MNAYAPILVLGALGAGFAIFSVVMATLVGPKRYNRAKLEAYECGIEPTPTPAGGGRFPIKYYLTAMLFIIFDIEIVFLYPWAVTFDALGIFGLVEMLLFVLTVFVAYAYVWRRGGLEWD from the coding sequence GTGAATGCCTACGCGCCCATCCTCGTGCTCGGCGCCCTAGGGGCAGGCTTTGCGATCTTCTCCGTGGTCATGGCCACGCTCGTCGGCCCGAAGCGGTACAACCGCGCGAAGCTCGAGGCCTACGAGTGCGGTATCGAGCCGACGCCGACGCCGGCCGGAGGAGGCCGCTTCCCGATCAAGTACTACCTGACGGCGATGCTCTTCATCATCTTCGATATCGAGATCGTCTTCCTCTATCCATGGGCCGTCACGTTCGACGCCCTGGGGATCTTCGGGCTCGTGGAGATGCTGCTCTTCGTGCTCACCGTCTTCGTCGCCTACGCCTACGTCTGGCGGCGCGGCGGCCTGGAATGGGACTGA
- a CDS encoding geranylgeranyl reductase family protein, which yields MTETTPSEHTADVIVVGAGPAGSTTAYYLAKSGLDVLLLEKTAFPREKVCGDGLTPRATKQLVAMGIDVSEEAGWLRNKGLRIIGGGVRLQLDWPELASYPDYGLVRKRDDFDEQLARQAQKAGARLYERCNVGAPVIDDRTGRITGVHAKLGEEKREVTFHAPLVVAADGNSSRISLAMGLHRREDRPMGVAVRTYFTSPRHDDDYLESWLELWDRRGPGEDRLLPGYGWIFGMGDGTSNVGLGVLNTSASFKELDWREVLKAWCASMPEDWGYVPDNMTGPIRGAALPMAFNRQPHYTRGLLLVGDAGGLVNPFNGEGIAYAMESGQIAADVIVQAHARATPAQRELALHNYPKVLKETYGGYYTLGRAFVKLIGNPRVMKIATQRGLTHPLLMKFTLKMLANLTDPSGGDAMDRIINGLSKVAPKA from the coding sequence GTGACCGAGACGACCCCCTCCGAGCACACCGCAGATGTGATCGTCGTCGGGGCAGGCCCGGCCGGTTCGACGACCGCCTACTACCTGGCCAAGTCCGGCCTGGACGTACTGCTGCTGGAGAAGACGGCGTTCCCCCGCGAGAAGGTCTGCGGCGACGGGCTCACGCCCCGCGCCACCAAGCAGCTGGTCGCCATGGGCATCGACGTCTCCGAGGAGGCCGGCTGGCTGCGCAACAAGGGCCTGCGGATCATCGGCGGCGGTGTCCGGCTGCAGCTGGACTGGCCGGAGCTGGCCAGCTACCCGGACTACGGACTCGTCCGCAAGCGGGACGACTTCGACGAGCAGCTGGCGCGGCAGGCGCAGAAGGCCGGCGCGCGGCTGTACGAGCGCTGCAACGTCGGCGCGCCCGTCATCGACGACCGGACCGGCCGGATCACCGGCGTCCACGCCAAGCTCGGTGAGGAGAAGCGGGAGGTCACCTTCCACGCCCCGCTGGTCGTCGCCGCCGACGGCAACTCCTCCCGGATCTCCCTCGCCATGGGACTGCACCGGCGTGAGGACCGCCCCATGGGCGTCGCCGTCCGCACGTACTTCACCAGCCCGCGCCACGACGACGACTACCTGGAGTCCTGGCTGGAGCTGTGGGACCGCCGCGGTCCCGGGGAGGACCGGCTGCTGCCCGGCTACGGCTGGATCTTCGGCATGGGCGACGGCACCTCCAACGTCGGCCTCGGGGTCCTGAACACCTCGGCGTCGTTCAAGGAGCTCGACTGGCGCGAGGTCCTGAAGGCCTGGTGCGCCTCGATGCCGGAGGACTGGGGTTACGTGCCGGACAACATGACCGGCCCGATCCGGGGCGCCGCACTCCCCATGGCGTTCAACCGCCAGCCGCACTACACCAGGGGCCTGCTGCTCGTCGGCGACGCGGGCGGTCTGGTCAACCCGTTCAACGGCGAGGGCATCGCCTACGCCATGGAGTCCGGTCAGATCGCCGCCGACGTCATCGTGCAGGCCCACGCCCGGGCCACCCCCGCCCAGCGGGAACTGGCCCTGCACAACTACCCGAAGGTCCTGAAGGAGACCTACGGCGGCTACTACACGCTGGGCCGCGCGTTCGTGAAGCTCATCGGCAACCCGAGGGTCATGAAGATCGCCACGCAGCGGGGGCTGACACACCCGCTGCTGATGAAGTTCACGCTGAAGATGCTGGCGAACCTCACCGACCCGTCAGGCGGCGACGCGATGGACCGGATCATCAACGGTCTCTCCAAGGTGGCCCCGAAGGCCTGA
- the nuoE gene encoding NADH-quinone oxidoreductase subunit NuoE, producing MPQLPAPDYPAEVRTRLETDARQIIGRYPDSRSALLPLLHLVQSEEGHVTRTGMRFCAEILDLTTAEVTAVATFYSMYRRKPSGDYQVGVCTNTLCAVMGGDAIFDGLKEHLGVGNGGTTEDGKVTLEHIECNAACDFAPVVMVNWEFFDNQTPESARRLVDDLRAGRSVEPTRGAPLCTFKETARILAGFPDERPGAVEATGGAGPASLIGLRLAKGEAPKPRVVHPRGAAPQDEPPGEHLSSHARPSPDHHPSTSPSGTQNDSQATSASDPAHPAGPVSEEGE from the coding sequence ATGCCCCAGCTCCCCGCCCCCGACTATCCGGCGGAGGTGCGCACGAGGCTGGAGACGGACGCCCGGCAGATCATCGGCCGCTACCCGGACAGCCGGTCCGCGCTGCTGCCGCTGCTGCACCTCGTGCAGTCGGAGGAGGGCCACGTCACCCGCACCGGCATGCGGTTCTGCGCGGAGATCCTGGACCTGACCACGGCCGAGGTCACCGCGGTCGCGACCTTCTACTCGATGTACCGCCGCAAGCCGTCCGGCGACTACCAGGTCGGCGTCTGCACCAACACCCTCTGCGCCGTGATGGGCGGCGACGCGATCTTCGACGGTCTCAAGGAGCACCTCGGCGTCGGCAACGGCGGGACCACCGAGGACGGCAAGGTCACCCTCGAGCACATCGAATGCAACGCCGCCTGCGACTTCGCCCCCGTCGTGATGGTCAACTGGGAGTTCTTCGACAACCAGACCCCCGAGTCGGCCCGACGGCTCGTCGACGACCTGAGGGCCGGGCGGAGCGTCGAACCCACCCGAGGCGCCCCGCTGTGCACGTTCAAGGAGACCGCCCGCATCCTGGCCGGCTTCCCCGACGAGCGCCCCGGAGCCGTCGAGGCCACCGGCGGCGCCGGCCCCGCCTCCCTCATCGGCCTCCGGCTGGCCAAGGGCGAGGCCCCCAAGCCGCGGGTCGTCCACCCGCGCGGCGCCGCTCCGCAGGACGAGCCCCCGGGCGAGCACCTCAGCTCGCACGCCCGCCCGTCGCCCGACCACCACCCCTCGACGAGTCCCTCCGGGACGCAGAACGACTCACAGGCCACATCGGCGTCCGACCCGGCCCACCCGGCCGGCCCGGTATCCGAGGAGGGGGAGTGA
- a CDS encoding NuoB/complex I 20 kDa subunit family protein: protein MGLEEKLPSGFLLTTVEQAAGWVRKASVFPATFGLACCAIEMMTTGAGRYDLARFGMEVFRGSPRQADLMIVAGRVSQKMAPVLRQVYDQMPNPKWVISMGVCASSGGMFNNYAIVQGVDHIVPVDIYLPGCPPRPEMLMDAILKLHQKIQSSKLGVNAEEAAREAEEAALKALPTIEMKGLLR from the coding sequence ATGGGACTCGAAGAGAAACTGCCGAGCGGTTTCCTGCTGACCACCGTCGAGCAGGCCGCGGGCTGGGTGCGCAAGGCGTCCGTCTTCCCCGCGACCTTCGGCCTCGCCTGCTGCGCCATCGAGATGATGACGACCGGCGCGGGCCGCTACGACCTGGCCCGCTTCGGTATGGAGGTCTTCCGCGGATCGCCGCGGCAGGCCGACCTGATGATCGTGGCCGGCCGGGTGAGTCAGAAGATGGCGCCTGTCCTGCGCCAGGTCTACGACCAGATGCCCAATCCCAAGTGGGTGATTTCCATGGGTGTTTGCGCATCATCGGGCGGAATGTTCAACAATTACGCGATTGTGCAGGGTGTTGACCACATTGTTCCCGTTGACATCTATCTGCCCGGCTGCCCCCCTCGGCCGGAGATGCTGATGGACGCCATCCTCAAGCTCCACCAGAAGATCCAGAGCTCGAAGCTCGGGGTGAACGCGGAGGAAGCGGCCCGCGAGGCGGAGGAAGCGGCACTCAAGGCGCTCCCGACGATCGAGATGAAGGGCCTGCTCCGGTGA